A single genomic interval of Anopheles marshallii chromosome 2, idAnoMarsDA_429_01, whole genome shotgun sequence harbors:
- the LOC128709128 gene encoding uncharacterized protein LOC128709128, with protein sequence MSEQRNDDVTDGTNASERTSCVEMLNKRPRLLSFQGLSSHSRALADREVPVPMASTSSSSLEHINRREQLANDLRSWQESQIAACIDDNILNMVLERFLVFFDRRNNGNTASQQPPQANEGQLLEDEAVRMAISARGLLPSSSSELAGPSTSAPAAPGPVVATECTPTVVPPDPSWPEMGRALHDNYILETAVAAAIQEKGLISGCSEAEETSDSDGSVQGDEDSAR encoded by the coding sequence ATGAGTGAACAGCGCAACGATGATGTGACCGATGGTACCAACGCGAGCGAACGTACCAGCTGCGTAGAAATGTTGAACAAACGACCTCGCCTGTTGTCCTTCCAAGGGCTGAGCTCGCACTCGCGTGCCCTGGCAGATAGGGAGGTACCTGTGCCGATGGCAAGTACATCGTCCAGCTCCCTGGAACACATCAACCGCCGTGAACAGCTGGCCAACGATCTACGCAGCTGGCAGGAAAGTCAAATCGCTGCCTGTATAGATGACAACATTTTGAACATGGTGCTGGAACGGTTTCTTGTCTTCTTTGACCGACGTAACAATGGCAATACTGCATCACAACAACCACCCCAAGCGAACGAAGGCCAACTGTTGGAGGACGAAGCGGTGCGAATGGCAATAAGTGCGCGGGGTCTGCTACCATCGAGCTCGAGTGAACTGGCCGGACCTTCCACTTCGGCACCAGCAGCGCCGGGACCAGTGGTCGCGACGGAATGCACTCCCACAGTTGTGCCACCCGATCCCAGTTGGCCGGAAATGGGACGAGCTTTGCATGACAATTACATCCTCGAGACGGCAGTGGCGGCTGCCATTCAGGAGAAGGGTTTAATATCGGGCTGTTCGGAGGCGGAAGAAACGAGTGACAGTGATGGCAGTGTGCAGGGCGACGAGGACAGCGCTAGGTAG